Genomic segment of Novipirellula artificiosorum:
TGGTGCTGATCACCACGATGCCGTCGGGGCCTTTTGAATTGTAGCTGACTCGGCACACCAAAAATCGTCCATTGGCACTAAACAGCGCCTCCTGGGAGCCATTGTAAGCCCCCAGGTCAGCCAAGAGTTCCCCGCGTTCGGTGTTCCACAACGTTCGCCGATAGCCATACACGAACAGACTCTGACTGTCGGGACTGAATACCACGGTTGGCTGATGGATCCCTGCGTGGTTGAGCTCGCCAATTGGAACCGTTCTCTCCGTTTTCAAGTCAAGCAAAAATACGTGGTAGGGATACCCGATCACGAGGTAGCGATCATTCGGGCTGAGCGTCAGGAATTCAATGTCCCAATTGCCACGCTCCTCGGGACTGATTTCGACGGTTTTCATACGAGTTTGTGTCTTGGTATTCCAAACGACGATCATTTCATCCGCAGTGTTTTGCAGGTCACTGGCCGCGTACGCAACGATCCGTTTGGATCCGTCGTGGGTGACCGTGGATGCTGTGGCGCCGGGTAGATTTGCATACGCCAAGTCGCCCACCAAATCGGCCTTAACCGATTGAATGATTCGTTCCCTTGTTTTGGGCCACCGTTGGCGACCCAAACCATTGCGACGCCGGTTTCGAATATTCGAAACGGGGACCGGATAGTCTGCAATTCGAATTTCACCACTGCCGCTGGGACTGGGGATGAGATGCTTGTCGGTAGGGATGCCAATCGTCTTAATCTTCTTCCGCGTGTCTGCATCCCATAAAGTGGCATAACCCTCGAGATACCGCGATTGAATGTTGGAGCGAGCCAGGATCCGCTTGCCATCGGGCGAATACTCGACCGTGGTTTGGCCCACCTTTCGATCCCCCCTTTTTACATCAAGTTCCCAGTAAGCGAGGTCACCTTGAACGTTTGCCATGACAAAGCCACTGTCACCTCCGAACAGAACCCGACTGCCATCCGGATTCTTCGTGGGTGATGAACCGCTGGCCGTCTGGAGTAAAGAATCCTTCGGTCCCGTTGTAGAGGCCTACCGGATGAGCGAGTACGAGAGGGTTTCCGTCGGAACGCACGCTGCGCAGGAAAAGAAGGCTTTTCGCGTTGGTTTTGATGGTAAAATCATAGCGTTGTCTGCTGGCGTTGATCGTTTCGAGGACTTGGTTCAACGGCCTATCGCTGTAAGGCATTGGCATGCTGGAATCCCAAACGGTTGCACCCGATACAGCATCCCAAACGGAGAACTGGTCTTCGTGCTGCTCGTGCCGAATCACACAGACGAGCCGACCGTCACGGCTAAACTCGGCGTCGACGCGAGGTGTCCCTTTTAAGAACTGCAATCGGTGCAGCACTTTTCCAGTCGACGGTTCTTGCAACATGAGTTCCACACCGTTACGACCCGGAAGCCGTTGACCGATGAGAAGTTATGAACCATCGGGGCTCAGCTTAAGAACGTCATTCCTGTGCGATCCCCAGGGCCTGAGGTCACTCAACCTTCGTCTTTTGGATCCATCCCGCGCGTCCCACAAAAAAGCCTCGCCATCGACGGATTGCGTCAACACAAACCGCCCACTGAATCCGGTTATACTGGCGTTCCCGCATCGTCCTCGATTCAGAGAGGGATGCAACGACAACCGAACCACCCGCCGACACCACACCGTATCGCCGAACCGATAGAACCGAGGGGAATTGATGTACATACCAGGCAAGCTCATGTTGGCAATGCCGCGAGCATCCGTTTTTTTTCATTGGGCACTGTGGAGGGCACTGCGGAAATCGATGCCATGGGGGATCGTGGCAGGTTGTCTTTTGGGTGGTTTCGTGGTGACGGGAGTTGCGGCAGAGAAACCCAACATCGTCTTCATCCTTGCCGATGATCTCGGCTACGGCGAACTGGGCTGCTACGGACAACAGAAGATCAAGACCCCAAACGTCGATCGACTTGCCGCCGAGGGAATACGGTTTACACAGCACTACACGGGCGCCCCTGTCTGCGCACCGGCACGCTGTACGCTGATGACGGGGCAAAATCTTGCCCACGCTGAAATCCGCGGAAACAAGGATTCAGGCAATGGTCGTATGTTCCCAGGACAATGGCCGATCACGGATGAGATTGTCACGATCGCCGAATCGCTGCAGCAGGCCGATTACGCGACGGGCGCTTTTGGCAAATGGGGGCTCGGCCCCTCGAACACATCGGGTTCCCCGATCAAACAAGGTTTCGATCGCTATTTTGGTTACAATTGCCAACGCAATGCCCACAGCTATTTCCCCCTGTTTCTCGACTCCAATGAACGTGAGCAGCAAATCAATCGTGGAATCGTTTACGGACACCAACAGAAAACGGACGGAGAGGTCGTTGCCGACGACTATCGGCTCGAAAGCTACGCGCCCGATGTAATCCTCGCTGAGGCTTTAACGTTTATCGACAAGAATCGGCAGAAGCCCTTTTTTCTGTACCTTCCCTTTGTCGAACCCCATGTTTCGATGCAGCCGCCGCAGGAATGGATTGATCGCTATCCGAGTGAATGGGATGACGAAAAGGGGCCCTATCGTGGGCAGAACGGCTACCTACCTCACCCGCGACCCCGCGCGGCCTACGCCGCGATGATCTCCGATCTGGATCAGCACGTCGGGTCGGTTCTCGAGAAGCTTGAGGAACACGGATTGACCGACAACACCCTCGTCGTTTTCACTTCCGACAACGGGACGACCCATGGAAGTCGGGATCCTCGGTTTCATGTCGGTGGCGTCGACGCAGAGTTTTTCAACTCCACCGCTGGACTTCGAGGTTGGAAAGGGAGCGTCTATGAAGGTGGGATCCGCGTGCCCTGCGTCGTGAAGTGGCCGAACCATGTCACTCCGGGCTCCGTCACCGACGTTGCGTCGTACTTCCCCGACTGGTTTCCAACATTGTGCAACCTTGCCGGTGCTCCGCTGCCCCGTCAGCAACATTTAGACGGTATGGATCTTGCTCCCGTCCTTGTCGGTAAGGAGCCGCCAAAGCGTGAGGAACTGATGATCTGGGACTTCCACAACTACGGTGGACTTGTCGCGATCCGCGATGGCAAGTGGAAGGCCGTCCGTCGCAACCTGCTTAAGGACCCCACGCCTTGGGAACTCTACGATATCGGACAGGATCGGGAGGAGTCCCGTGACCTCGCAGCCGACCATCCGGAGGTCATCAAGCGACTTGAAACGGCATACGTCAAGACAAGAACCGTTGAGCCCGATTTCTCGGTCCCGTTCTACGACAAGCTAACGACACCGTCGAATGCAACGGATTGATCGAGTATTCCGTCGCACCTTGTTTTTCGGGTAGGTAGTAGTGGATCCCGATTCGAGCATCGACAGACAAACACGAAAATCGACAATCGGCGCGTTGACGGCGGGCTGCGAATCGCGGAGCTCATGGAAAGCGTGTTACCGGACTCAGCGTAGAACTCGGACCCAGCGCACAACCCGAAAAATCTTGCCTAGCAGCTTCGCACGCTCCGTACGTCGTTGTGACTCCTGAACGGCCTGGAACTTTTTTGAATCGAGGTCCTCGTTGTTGAAGCCACACGAAAGGCAATAGCCACTTCCTCGGGATAATGCTTGCCCACATCGATTGCATTTTGCATTTGAAT
This window contains:
- a CDS encoding arylsulfatase — translated: MLAMPRASVFFHWALWRALRKSMPWGIVAGCLLGGFVVTGVAAEKPNIVFILADDLGYGELGCYGQQKIKTPNVDRLAAEGIRFTQHYTGAPVCAPARCTLMTGQNLAHAEIRGNKDSGNGRMFPGQWPITDEIVTIAESLQQADYATGAFGKWGLGPSNTSGSPIKQGFDRYFGYNCQRNAHSYFPLFLDSNEREQQINRGIVYGHQQKTDGEVVADDYRLESYAPDVILAEALTFIDKNRQKPFFLYLPFVEPHVSMQPPQEWIDRYPSEWDDEKGPYRGQNGYLPHPRPRAAYAAMISDLDQHVGSVLEKLEEHGLTDNTLVVFTSDNGTTHGSRDPRFHVGGVDAEFFNSTAGLRGWKGSVYEGGIRVPCVVKWPNHVTPGSVTDVASYFPDWFPTLCNLAGAPLPRQQHLDGMDLAPVLVGKEPPKREELMIWDFHNYGGLVAIRDGKWKAVRRNLLKDPTPWELYDIGQDREESRDLAADHPEVIKRLETAYVKTRTVEPDFSVPFYDKLTTPSNATD
- a CDS encoding WD40 repeat domain-containing protein, which encodes MANVQGDLAYWELDVKRGDRKVGQTTVEYSPDGKRILARSNIQSRYLEGYATLWDADTRKKIKTIGIPTDKHLIPSPSGSGEIRIADYPVPVSNIRNRRRNGLGRQRWPKTRERIIQSVKADLVGDLAYANLPGATASTVTHDGSKRIVAYAASDLQNTADEMIVVWNTKTQTRMKTVEISPEERGNWDIEFLTLSPNDRYLVIGYPYHVFLLDLKTERTVPIGELNHAGIHQPTVVFSPDSQSLFVYGYRRTLWNTERGELLADLGAYNGSQEALFSANGRFLVCRVSYNSKGPDGIVVISTTNGRLQRRFGDERVLLDFSLSGSRFVAHAGDLKTAVLFDLESGETLCELLSPEGEPPIDLWMVPDDGRFIATYRNGLAVWDFDSASIVGSYVNASLPAKFGPNDPMPLYWDGPKRFVTVHDDGAILWDLKSGQPLHWMLASTANGPLLPTTLAIFGTQPNTLLTVTPGHDAILWDLVSGEQISVVGTMPKDINPNADSVWLGRDDRQLFVRQRRGQAIIEWEMTTGTIVKRYFLVNEGQQVFVDTTVRHERISSSRGQ